The Blautia hydrogenotrophica DSM 10507 genome window below encodes:
- a CDS encoding DNA gyrase/topoisomerase IV subunit B, whose amino-acid sequence MAKKNTYDAASISVLEGLEAVRKRPGMYIGSVSRKGLNHLIYEIVDNAVDEHLAGYCSHIRVVLEKDGSCTVSDNGRGIPVDLHEKGMSAERLVFTTLHAGGKFDDSAYKTSGGLHGVGSSVVNALSTYLDIKISRDGYIHHDHYERGIPTIELENGLLPRIGKTKETGTCVNFSPDPEIFEKTRFSATEVKSRLHETAYLNPALTIEFEDSRAETAQKVVYHEPEGIVGFIRELNQSKEVLHKPVFLKGESEGISVEAAFQFTNEFHENVLGFCNNIYNAEGGTHLTGFKTTFTSVMNTYARELGVLKEKDSNFTGADIRNGMTAVVSIKHPAPRFEGQTKTKLDNQDAARVTGKVLGEQLVLYFDRNLEELKAVLSCAEKAAKIRKTEERAKTNLLSKQKYSFDSNGKLANCEKKDPSVCEIFIVEGDSAGGSAKTARDRNYQAILPIRGKILNVEKATIDKVLANAEIKTMINAFGCGFSEGYGNDFDITKLRYDKIIIMADADVDGAHISTLLLTLFYRFMPELIYEGHVYIAMPPLYKVMPKKGAEEYLYDDKALERYRKTHKSGTFTLQRYKGLGEMDAQQLWETTLNPQTRILRRVEIEDARLASSVTEVLMGTEVPPRKAFIYEHAQDAQLDV is encoded by the coding sequence ATGGCAAAAAAGAATACTTACGATGCGGCCAGCATATCCGTTCTGGAGGGCTTAGAGGCTGTTCGAAAAAGACCGGGAATGTATATCGGAAGTGTATCTCGCAAAGGATTAAATCATCTAATCTATGAGATTGTTGACAACGCAGTAGATGAGCATTTGGCAGGATACTGCAGTCATATACGGGTCGTGTTGGAGAAAGATGGTTCCTGTACGGTGTCTGACAACGGCAGGGGGATTCCGGTGGATCTCCATGAGAAAGGAATGTCCGCGGAACGACTGGTGTTTACCACGCTCCACGCGGGAGGAAAATTTGATGATTCTGCCTATAAAACAAGCGGCGGTCTTCACGGAGTAGGTTCTTCTGTAGTAAATGCGCTGTCGACTTATTTAGATATAAAAATCAGCAGGGACGGTTATATTCACCACGATCATTATGAGAGAGGAATACCGACCATTGAGTTGGAAAACGGATTGCTGCCCCGAATCGGAAAGACGAAAGAGACGGGGACCTGCGTGAATTTTTCACCAGACCCAGAGATCTTTGAAAAGACCCGGTTTTCTGCCACGGAGGTCAAAAGCCGTCTGCATGAGACCGCTTATCTGAATCCTGCCCTCACGATAGAGTTTGAAGATTCGCGTGCAGAGACGGCACAAAAGGTGGTTTACCATGAGCCGGAAGGGATCGTGGGATTTATCCGGGAATTGAATCAGAGCAAAGAAGTACTGCACAAACCTGTGTTTCTGAAAGGGGAGTCAGAAGGCATTTCCGTGGAGGCTGCCTTTCAGTTTACCAATGAATTTCATGAAAATGTGTTGGGATTTTGCAACAATATATATAACGCAGAAGGAGGAACACACCTGACAGGATTTAAGACGACGTTTACCAGTGTGATGAATACTTATGCTAGGGAATTGGGCGTTTTAAAGGAGAAGGACAGCAACTTTACCGGGGCGGATATCCGAAACGGTATGACGGCGGTAGTTTCCATTAAGCATCCTGCTCCTAGATTTGAAGGACAGACCAAGACGAAACTAGACAATCAGGATGCAGCCCGGGTGACTGGGAAGGTTTTGGGAGAACAGCTAGTTTTATATTTTGATCGGAACTTAGAGGAGTTAAAAGCAGTTCTCTCCTGTGCGGAGAAGGCCGCGAAGATTCGAAAGACCGAAGAGAGAGCAAAGACGAATCTGTTGTCCAAACAGAAGTATTCCTTTGACTCCAATGGAAAGCTGGCCAACTGCGAGAAGAAAGACCCTTCTGTCTGTGAAATCTTCATTGTGGAGGGAGATTCTGCTGGTGGGTCCGCGAAGACAGCCCGTGATCGGAATTACCAGGCGATTTTGCCCATAAGGGGCAAAATTTTGAATGTGGAAAAGGCCACGATCGATAAGGTCTTGGCAAATGCGGAGATCAAGACGATGATTAATGCTTTTGGCTGTGGTTTCTCCGAAGGGTATGGAAATGATTTCGATATCACGAAGCTGCGGTATGACAAGATTATTATTATGGCAGATGCAGATGTGGACGGAGCTCATATCTCCACGCTTTTGCTGACGTTGTTCTATCGTTTTATGCCGGAATTGATCTATGAGGGTCATGTATATATTGCGATGCCGCCTCTGTATAAGGTGATGCCGAAGAAAGGGGCGGAAGAATATTTGTATGATGATAAGGCATTGGAGAGATATCGAAAGACCCACAAGAGCGGGACTTTTACACTGCAAAGATACAAGGGACTCGGAGAGATGGATGCGCAGCAGCTCTGGGAGACAACCTTAAATCCCCAGACGAGAATTCTGCGCCGGGTGGAGATCGAGGACGCACGGCTGGCTTCCAGCGTGACGGAGGTGCTGATGGGGACGGAAGTGCCGCCCCGCAAGGCGTTTATCTATGAACACGCTCAGGACGCCCAGTTGGATGTATAG
- a CDS encoding L7Ae/L30e/S12e/Gadd45 family ribosomal protein, protein MNKNKIKSLIGLATKARKVVSGEFSTEKAVRSGQAKLVVIAEDASDNTKKKFRNMCAYYQVPFEVSHTKEELGHCMGKEYRASLAVLDENFAGAILKITKDDPKY, encoded by the coding sequence TTGAACAAAAATAAGATAAAATCTCTGATCGGCCTTGCAACAAAAGCCAGAAAGGTGGTCAGCGGTGAGTTCTCTACGGAGAAGGCGGTAAGAAGCGGTCAGGCAAAACTGGTAGTGATTGCCGAGGACGCGTCTGACAATACGAAAAAGAAATTTCGAAATATGTGCGCGTATTACCAGGTACCTTTCGAAGTGAGCCATACAAAGGAGGAACTTGGCCATTGTATGGGTAAAGAGTATCGTGCCAGTCTGGCAGTGTTGGATGAAAATTTTGCAGGCGCAATTTTGAAGATCACGAAGGATGACCCGAAATATTAG
- the infB gene encoding translation initiation factor IF-2 yields MAKIRVHELAKKLERTNREVMDALKGIGVDVKSHMSNVEDTQAEKIREKFKMTGKEQKVESPNNEKNLNKQEETPKKKKNIIRVYHAQNASDGGRRKQGERKKGDRRPGQGRPQNSNRPAQNAAVGKPQGERAAENRENNFRGNNNQGGAPRNGEGRPAQSRQGGRQEGQGRPQNRNNNSSNRSQDRQGGRQEGQGRPQGRNGGNSSGRSFQERPNNRQESQGRPQSRSGGRPVKRQEQDVFVAEMTKPSKEGKRDRDNKRDNKKKDYDKSSRRPNQGGKRPNMRLPKALQKPTPQQKPEEKKPEIKEITLPEKLTIRELAEKMKMQPSVIVKKLFLEGIMVTVNHEIDFEKAQEIALEYDIIAEQEEKVDVIEELLKEEEEDETTLQSRPPVVCVMGHVDHGKTSLLDAIRNTNVTDREAGGITQHIGAYVVKINGQKITFLDTPGHEAFTAMRMRGANATDIAILVVAADDGVMPQTVEAISHAKAAGIEIIVAINKIDKPSANVERVKQELSEYELIPEDWGGSTIFVPVSAHTGEGIDNLLEMILLTAEVCELKANPKRAARGLVIEAELDKGKGPVATILVQKGTLHVGDFIAAGASSGKVRAMMDDKGRRVKEAGPSTPVEILGLSDVPNAGEILVSFDSDKEAKNFASTFVSENKNRLLEDTKAKLSLDDLFSQIQAGNLKELPIIVKADVQGSVEAVKQSLTKLSNEEVVVKVIHGGVGAINESDVTLAATSNAIVIGFNVRPDALAKQLAEQEGVDLRLYRVIYQAIEDVEAAMKGMLDPIYEEKVIGHAEVRQTFKASGVGTIAGSYVLDGIFQRACKIRIKREGEQIYEGALASLKRFKDDVKEVKAGYECGLVFEDFNDIKEEDQVEAYIMVEVPR; encoded by the coding sequence ATGGCAAAAATAAGAGTGCATGAGTTGGCCAAGAAACTGGAGCGGACGAATCGAGAGGTTATGGACGCGCTGAAAGGAATTGGCGTTGATGTAAAGAGCCATATGAGCAATGTGGAAGATACACAGGCAGAGAAAATCAGAGAAAAATTTAAGATGACAGGAAAGGAACAAAAAGTGGAATCACCAAATAACGAAAAGAACTTAAACAAGCAGGAGGAGACTCCGAAGAAAAAGAAAAATATTATCCGTGTTTACCACGCGCAAAATGCCAGCGACGGCGGCAGGAGAAAGCAGGGCGAGCGCAAGAAAGGCGACAGAAGACCGGGACAAGGAAGACCGCAGAATTCAAATCGACCGGCCCAGAATGCGGCTGTAGGAAAGCCTCAGGGAGAAAGGGCAGCGGAAAACCGGGAAAATAATTTTAGAGGAAACAATAATCAAGGAGGCGCACCCAGAAACGGTGAAGGCCGTCCTGCACAGAGTCGTCAAGGCGGACGCCAGGAGGGCCAGGGAAGGCCGCAGAACAGAAATAATAATAGCAGTAACCGTTCCCAGGACCGTCAAGGCGGCCGTCAGGAAGGGCAGGGAAGACCGCAGGGCAGAAATGGAGGAAACAGCTCCGGCCGTTCTTTCCAGGAACGACCGAATAACCGCCAGGAAAGCCAGGGAAGACCGCAGAGCCGCAGCGGTGGAAGACCTGTAAAACGCCAGGAGCAGGATGTCTTTGTAGCTGAGATGACGAAGCCGTCTAAGGAAGGCAAGAGAGACAGAGACAATAAGAGAGATAATAAGAAAAAAGATTACGATAAGAGCAGCCGCAGGCCAAATCAGGGCGGAAAAAGACCGAATATGCGTCTTCCAAAAGCTCTGCAGAAACCGACGCCTCAGCAAAAGCCGGAGGAGAAAAAGCCGGAGATCAAGGAGATTACGCTTCCAGAGAAGCTTACCATCCGGGAATTGGCAGAGAAGATGAAAATGCAGCCTTCCGTTATTGTCAAAAAGCTGTTTTTGGAAGGAATCATGGTGACAGTAAACCATGAGATTGATTTTGAAAAAGCTCAGGAGATTGCTTTAGAATACGATATCATCGCGGAGCAGGAAGAGAAAGTCGATGTGATCGAGGAGCTGCTAAAAGAGGAAGAGGAAGATGAGACTACGCTGCAGTCACGTCCGCCGGTAGTCTGTGTTATGGGACACGTAGACCACGGTAAGACTTCCCTGTTGGATGCAATCCGAAACACCAATGTAACTGACAGAGAAGCCGGTGGAATCACACAGCATATTGGAGCCTATGTGGTAAAGATCAACGGACAGAAGATCACCTTCCTGGATACGCCGGGACATGAGGCTTTTACAGCGATGAGGATGCGTGGCGCCAATGCCACAGATATCGCTATCTTAGTGGTGGCGGCAGATGATGGAGTGATGCCTCAGACAGTGGAGGCAATCAGCCATGCGAAAGCGGCGGGAATCGAAATCATTGTAGCGATCAATAAAATCGACAAGCCAAGCGCGAATGTAGAGCGTGTAAAACAGGAGCTGTCAGAGTATGAATTGATTCCAGAGGATTGGGGCGGAAGTACGATTTTTGTACCGGTGTCTGCTCACACAGGGGAAGGAATTGACAATTTGCTAGAGATGATACTGCTCACTGCGGAGGTCTGCGAACTGAAAGCAAATCCAAAACGTGCGGCGAGAGGGTTGGTCATTGAGGCAGAGCTGGATAAAGGAAAAGGACCGGTTGCTACGATTCTGGTGCAGAAGGGTACTCTGCATGTGGGCGATTTCATCGCAGCCGGAGCGTCTTCCGGTAAAGTACGCGCGATGATGGATGACAAGGGCCGCCGTGTGAAAGAGGCCGGACCATCCACGCCGGTGGAGATTTTAGGACTTTCTGATGTGCCCAACGCAGGAGAAATCCTGGTGTCCTTTGACAGCGATAAAGAGGCGAAAAACTTTGCCAGTACCTTTGTATCTGAGAACAAAAATCGTCTGCTGGAAGACACGAAGGCGAAATTGTCTTTGGATGATCTGTTCAGTCAGATTCAGGCGGGCAATTTAAAAGAGCTTCCAATCATCGTTAAAGCCGATGTGCAAGGTTCTGTGGAGGCAGTAAAACAGAGTCTGACCAAGCTGTCCAATGAAGAAGTTGTGGTGAAGGTCATCCACGGCGGCGTGGGTGCCATCAATGAGTCAGATGTCACTTTGGCGGCGACTTCTAATGCAATTGTAATTGGATTTAACGTGCGTCCAGACGCTTTGGCGAAGCAGTTGGCAGAGCAGGAAGGCGTAGATCTTCGACTGTACCGCGTCATTTATCAGGCGATTGAGGATGTGGAAGCCGCTATGAAGGGAATGCTGGACCCAATTTATGAGGAGAAAGTGATCGGTCATGCGGAAGTACGCCAGACCTTTAAGGCGTCCGGAGTGGGAACCATCGCGGGAAGCTATGTGCTAGATGGAATCTTCCAGAGAGCCTGCAAGATTCGCATCAAACGGGAAGGCGAGCAGATTTATGAGGGAGCTTTGGCCTCTCTGAAACGTTTCAAGGACGATGTAAAAGAAGTAAAGGCAGGCTACGAGTGTGGTCTGGTATTTGAAGACTTCAATGATATCAAAGAGGAAGACCAGGTAGAAGCATACATTATGGTGGAAGTACCAAGATAG
- the rimP gene encoding ribosome maturation factor RimP → MSRKEVYEQRAEEMILPLVEAQRFELVDVEYVKEAGNWYLRVYIDKEGGITVDDCELISRAFSDLLDEADFIEDSYILEVSSPGLGRPLKKEKDYARSMGKELEIRTYRPIDKQKEFYGILLAYDNNSVTIEEQDKTRRTFEKKEIALIRLAIDF, encoded by the coding sequence TTGAGCAGAAAAGAAGTCTATGAGCAAAGAGCAGAGGAGATGATACTCCCTCTAGTGGAAGCTCAGCGATTTGAGCTGGTGGATGTAGAGTATGTCAAGGAAGCCGGAAACTGGTATCTCAGAGTGTATATTGACAAAGAAGGAGGAATCACCGTAGACGACTGTGAATTGATCAGCCGTGCGTTCAGCGATCTACTGGATGAGGCGGATTTTATTGAAGACAGTTATATTCTGGAAGTGAGTTCCCCGGGACTTGGACGTCCTTTAAAGAAAGAGAAGGACTATGCCAGAAGCATGGGGAAGGAGCTGGAGATCAGAACTTATCGCCCCATCGATAAACAAAAAGAATTTTATGGTATTTTGCTTGCATATGATAATAATAGTGTGACCATTGAAGAACAAGATAAGACCAGGAGGACCTTCGAAAAAAAAGAGATCGCCCTAATCCGCCTGGCCATTGATTTTTAG
- the rbfA gene encoding 30S ribosome-binding factor RbfA, whose translation MRKNSIKNTRVNTEVLRELSNIIRNEIKDPRIHPMTSVMAVEVAPDLKTCKAYISVLGNQEAQEETMVGLKSAESYVRRQLARNLNLRNTPEIRFLLDQSIEYGVHMSKLIDEVAKKDASGTEIEE comes from the coding sequence ATGAGAAAGAACAGCATAAAAAATACCCGTGTCAATACCGAGGTGCTCAGAGAGCTCAGCAACATTATCCGAAATGAAATCAAAGATCCCAGAATCCACCCTATGACTTCGGTCATGGCGGTGGAGGTGGCACCGGATTTGAAGACCTGTAAGGCATACATCAGTGTGTTGGGAAATCAGGAAGCGCAGGAAGAGACCATGGTCGGCTTAAAAAGTGCGGAGAGCTATGTGCGCCGGCAGCTAGCCAGAAATCTGAATCTGCGCAACACGCCAGAAATTCGTTTTCTCTTAGATCAGTCCATTGAATATGGAGTTCATATGTCAAAGCTGATCGATGAGGTGGCAAAAAAGGATGCTTCTGGGACGGAGATAGAGGAATAA
- the nusA gene encoding transcription termination factor NusA yields MNTELLGALEILEKEKNISKDTLLDAIEQSLIQACKNHYGKADNVKVSIDPQTCDFSVYAERTVVEQVEDPVMEISLENALKISARAEVGDVIKVPINSKEFGRIATQNAKNVILQKIREEERKVLYNQYYGKEKDVVTGIVQRNLGKNVSINLGKADALLNENEQVKTEVFHPTERIKVYILEVKDTPKGPRILVSRTHPELVKRLFESEVAEVREGIVEIKSIAREAGSRTKIAVWSNDPDVDPVGACVGMNGARVNAIVSELRGEKIDIINWSENPAILIENALSPAKVIAVMADPDEKTALVVVPDYQLSLAIGKEGQNARLAARLTGFKIDIKSETQAKEAGDFYDYEDDEYEDEYEEFEESEEAEEFARPAEELSEDGEVLDLNEYGYEKETGEDEDER; encoded by the coding sequence ATGAACACAGAGTTATTGGGAGCATTGGAGATTTTGGAGAAAGAAAAGAACATCAGCAAAGACACTTTGTTGGATGCGATTGAGCAATCCTTAATCCAGGCCTGTAAGAATCACTATGGAAAGGCGGACAATGTCAAGGTCAGCATTGACCCTCAAACTTGTGATTTCAGTGTGTACGCAGAGCGTACAGTGGTGGAGCAGGTAGAAGATCCCGTGATGGAGATTTCCCTGGAGAACGCGTTGAAGATCAGCGCCAGGGCAGAAGTCGGCGATGTGATTAAAGTGCCGATTAACTCCAAAGAATTTGGCCGTATTGCTACCCAGAATGCCAAAAATGTGATTCTTCAGAAGATCCGCGAGGAGGAACGAAAGGTACTCTACAACCAGTATTACGGCAAAGAGAAGGATGTGGTTACGGGTATTGTTCAGAGAAATCTGGGCAAGAATGTGAGTATCAATCTGGGAAAAGCGGATGCTCTTCTCAACGAGAACGAGCAGGTTAAGACAGAGGTGTTCCATCCGACAGAGAGAATCAAAGTTTATATCCTGGAAGTAAAGGATACGCCGAAAGGTCCGAGAATCTTGGTGTCCAGGACACACCCTGAGCTGGTAAAGAGACTTTTTGAGTCAGAGGTGGCTGAGGTGAGAGAGGGAATTGTGGAGATCAAGAGTATTGCCCGGGAAGCTGGTTCTAGAACTAAGATTGCAGTGTGGTCCAACGATCCGGACGTAGATCCGGTGGGAGCTTGTGTCGGAATGAACGGGGCGAGAGTGAATGCGATTGTCAGTGAGCTTCGAGGAGAGAAAATTGATATCATCAATTGGAGTGAGAATCCTGCGATCTTGATTGAAAATGCTCTGAGTCCTGCGAAGGTTATCGCCGTGATGGCGGACCCGGATGAGAAGACGGCTCTGGTTGTGGTGCCGGATTACCAACTTTCATTGGCAATCGGAAAAGAAGGACAGAATGCGCGCTTGGCAGCCAGACTGACAGGATTTAAGATCGACATTAAGAGTGAAACTCAGGCCAAGGAGGCAGGAGACTTCTATGACTATGAAGACGATGAATATGAGGATGAGTATGAAGAGTTCGAAGAGTCAGAAGAAGCGGAAGAGTTTGCTAGGCCAGCAGAAGAGCTGAGCGAAGACGGGGAAGTTCTTGATCTGAATGAATACGGTTACGAAAAGGAGACCGGGGAAGATGAAGACGAGAGGTAA
- a CDS encoding DHH family phosphoesterase, translating into MNRIADILENIKTVGIAGHVRPDGDCVGSCMGLYLYLKEWYPQIEADVYLDRPREVFSYLSGMDEIRTECSGEKEYDLFITLDVSSLDRLALAGTCFEKAKNTLCIDHHVSNPGFAKINHIEGDVGSACEVLYTLLEPEKVTRPIAEALYTGMIHDTGVFQYSSTTPRTMRIAACLMETGLDFKRIIESSFYEKTYVQNQVMGRVLAESILIMDGAFIIGYLKHKDMDFYGITSKDLDGIVSQLRLTKGVAAAMFLYEYASQSFKVSLRSNGNVDVSKIAVYFGGGGHMYAAGFEMQGTLYDVINNVSQHVERQLSGE; encoded by the coding sequence ATGAATAGAATTGCAGATATCTTAGAGAATATTAAGACAGTGGGAATCGCCGGGCATGTCAGACCAGACGGAGACTGTGTGGGAAGCTGTATGGGACTGTATCTGTATCTAAAAGAATGGTATCCTCAGATTGAGGCGGATGTTTATCTAGACCGTCCGAGGGAGGTGTTTTCTTATCTGTCCGGCATGGATGAAATACGGACGGAGTGTTCTGGTGAAAAAGAATATGATTTATTCATTACTTTGGATGTCAGCAGCTTAGACCGTTTAGCTTTAGCAGGCACATGTTTTGAGAAAGCAAAAAATACCCTGTGTATTGACCACCATGTCAGCAATCCAGGCTTTGCGAAAATCAATCATATTGAAGGTGATGTGGGGTCGGCTTGTGAGGTGCTCTACACACTTTTGGAGCCTGAGAAGGTGACGCGTCCAATTGCGGAGGCACTGTATACTGGGATGATTCATGATACCGGTGTATTTCAGTATTCCTCCACAACGCCGAGAACGATGAGAATCGCTGCATGTCTGATGGAAACCGGCCTGGATTTTAAGCGGATTATCGAGAGCTCTTTTTATGAAAAGACCTATGTCCAAAATCAGGTAATGGGAAGGGTTCTGGCTGAGAGCATTTTGATTATGGATGGAGCCTTCATCATAGGATATCTAAAGCACAAGGATATGGATTTTTACGGAATTACCTCCAAAGACCTAGATGGAATCGTCAGCCAGCTTCGTCTGACTAAGGGCGTGGCGGCGGCCATGTTCCTATATGAGTATGCCAGCCAGAGCTTTAAGGTGAGTCTGCGTTCCAACGGAAATGTGGATGTCAGCAAGATCGCCGTGTATTTTGGTGGCGGCGGCCACATGTATGCGGCAGGGTTTGAGATGCAGGGAACTCTCTATGATGTGATTAACAATGTAAGCCAGCATGTGGAAAGACAGCTCTCGGGAGAGTAA
- a CDS encoding DNA gyrase/topoisomerase IV subunit A has protein sequence MQEKNDQIIRTDYAEIMQKSYIDYAMSVIIARALPDVRDGLKPVQRRTLYDMYELGIRYDRPYRKCARIVGDTMGKYHPHGDSSIYEALVVMAQEFKKGQTLVDGHGNFGSIEGDGAAAMRYTEARLQKLTQEVYLADLDKNVVDFIPNFDETEKEPEVLPVKIPNLLVNGADGIAVGMATSIPPHNLGEVIDGVKAYMKNNDITTKGLMRYIKGPDFPTGGIVVNQDELRKIYETGSGKIRLRGKVEIEKAKGGRLHLVITEIPYTMIGANIGKFLNDVATLVESKKTTDILDISNQSSKEGIRIVLELRRDTDVDNLVNMLYKKTRLEDTFGVNMLAVADGRPETLSLKQVVEHHVEFQFEIANRKYRTLLDKELEKKEVQEGLMKAVDVIDLIIEILRGSKNQQQVKKCLTTGETEGIRFKSKASQKAAAQLRFTERQATAILEMRLYRLIGLEMEALLKEHEATLEHIAKYEDLLNNYDSMAQAIMNELDAVKKEFGRKRRTALENAQEAVFEEKKIEEMEVWFLMDRFGYVKTIDRQTYERNKENACSESKYLFSCMNTDRICIFTDAGRMHAVKVLDIPLVKFRDKGVPVDNLSNYNSQEEQILYVAGMEELKHSQLLFATQKAMLKQVSGQEFDVTKRTIMATKLTEGDKVIFVAPSDAMEYVVLQSTQGYFLRFLKQEVPEKKKGAIGVRGMRLGEQDQLEHAYLLEGHTEYTIEYKEKKLTLNRLRLAKRDTKGTKSRA, from the coding sequence ATGCAAGAGAAAAACGATCAGATTATCCGCACAGATTATGCGGAGATTATGCAGAAATCATATATTGACTATGCCATGAGCGTCATCATCGCCAGAGCGCTTCCAGATGTCCGGGATGGTTTAAAACCGGTACAGAGAAGAACGTTGTACGATATGTATGAACTGGGAATACGTTATGACCGGCCTTACCGTAAGTGTGCGAGAATCGTGGGAGATACCATGGGTAAGTATCATCCCCATGGGGACAGCTCGATTTATGAAGCTTTGGTGGTTATGGCCCAGGAGTTCAAAAAAGGCCAGACTTTGGTGGATGGCCATGGAAATTTCGGTTCCATCGAGGGAGATGGAGCGGCTGCCATGCGATATACAGAGGCACGGCTTCAAAAGCTGACTCAGGAGGTCTATCTGGCTGACCTGGACAAAAACGTGGTAGATTTTATACCAAATTTCGATGAGACGGAGAAGGAACCGGAAGTGCTGCCTGTGAAGATTCCCAATCTGCTTGTCAACGGAGCGGACGGAATCGCCGTGGGAATGGCTACCAGCATCCCGCCCCATAATCTGGGGGAGGTGATCGACGGGGTCAAGGCTTACATGAAGAATAACGACATCACCACGAAAGGGCTGATGCGCTACATCAAAGGGCCGGATTTTCCCACGGGAGGAATCGTAGTAAATCAGGATGAGCTGAGAAAAATCTACGAGACTGGGAGCGGAAAGATTCGTCTGAGAGGAAAGGTGGAGATAGAAAAAGCCAAGGGAGGCAGACTCCACCTGGTTATCACAGAGATTCCTTATACCATGATCGGCGCCAACATCGGAAAATTTCTCAATGATGTGGCCACCTTGGTGGAGTCCAAGAAGACGACTGATATCTTAGACATTTCCAATCAATCCTCCAAAGAGGGAATTCGCATTGTGCTGGAGCTGCGCCGGGATACGGATGTGGACAACCTGGTCAATATGCTGTATAAGAAGACTCGTTTGGAGGACACCTTCGGAGTGAACATGCTGGCGGTGGCAGATGGAAGGCCGGAGACGCTGAGCTTAAAGCAGGTGGTGGAACACCATGTGGAATTTCAGTTTGAGATTGCCAATCGGAAGTACCGGACTTTGTTGGACAAGGAGCTGGAAAAGAAAGAGGTCCAAGAGGGACTGATGAAGGCGGTAGATGTCATCGACTTAATTATCGAAATTCTGAGAGGCAGCAAGAATCAGCAGCAGGTGAAGAAATGTCTGACCACTGGTGAGACGGAAGGGATTCGTTTTAAGTCCAAGGCAAGCCAGAAAGCGGCGGCTCAGCTTCGATTCACAGAGCGCCAGGCCACGGCAATCCTAGAGATGCGGCTGTACCGTCTGATTGGTCTGGAGATGGAAGCTTTGTTGAAGGAGCATGAGGCTACGCTAGAGCACATAGCCAAGTATGAGGACTTGCTGAATAACTATGATTCCATGGCTCAGGCGATCATGAATGAGCTGGACGCGGTGAAAAAAGAGTTTGGAAGGAAGCGCAGGACCGCTCTGGAAAATGCGCAGGAAGCGGTCTTTGAGGAGAAAAAGATCGAGGAGATGGAAGTGTGGTTCCTGATGGACCGTTTTGGTTATGTGAAAACCATAGACCGGCAGACTTATGAGAGGAATAAGGAGAATGCCTGCAGCGAGAGTAAGTATCTGTTTTCCTGCATGAACACGGACCGGATCTGTATTTTTACGGATGCAGGAAGGATGCACGCAGTCAAGGTCTTGGATATTCCACTGGTGAAGTTCCGAGATAAGGGGGTTCCAGTGGATAATCTGAGCAACTATAACAGCCAGGAGGAACAGATTCTCTACGTGGCGGGTATGGAGGAGCTGAAGCACTCTCAGCTTTTGTTTGCGACACAGAAAGCCATGCTGAAGCAGGTGAGCGGACAGGAGTTCGATGTGACCAAGCGGACGATTATGGCCACGAAGCTGACAGAGGGCGACAAGGTGATTTTTGTAGCTCCTTCAGATGCCATGGAGTATGTTGTTTTGCAAAGCACACAAGGGTATTTTCTACGTTTTCTGAAGCAGGAGGTTCCCGAGAAGAAAAAAGGGGCCATCGGCGTGAGGGGAATGCGCTTAGGAGAGCAAGACCAACTGGAACATGCCTATTTGTTGGAAGGACATACGGAGTATACGATTGAGTATAAGGAAAAGAAACTTACGCTGAATAGACTACGTCTGGCGAAGAGAGACACCAAGGGCACCAAGAGTCGTGCATAG
- the rnpM gene encoding RNase P modulator RnpM, with translation MKTRGKVPMRQCTGCREMKNKKEMMRVLKTGEGEILLDTTGRKNGRGAYLCYSLECLEKARKNKGLERSLKTEIPQEVYERLEKEFEEIEQK, from the coding sequence ATGAAGACGAGAGGTAAAGTGCCCATGCGCCAGTGTACTGGATGCAGGGAGATGAAGAATAAGAAAGAAATGATGCGGGTGCTGAAGACTGGAGAAGGGGAGATCCTGCTGGACACGACGGGACGCAAAAACGGCCGGGGCGCATATTTGTGCTATAGTCTGGAATGTCTGGAAAAGGCCAGGAAGAATAAGGGGCTGGAGCGTTCGCTGAAGACAGAGATTCCCCAGGAAGTCTATGAAAGACTCGAGAAGGAGTTCGAAGAGATTGAACAAAAATAA